One Stenotrophomonas oahuensis genomic region harbors:
- a CDS encoding GNAT family N-acetyltransferase, translating to MAAAGVLIRDAVAEDAALILRLIRELAIYEKAESSVQTDEAGIRDSLFGDGAKARALICEAEGQPIGYAVYFYNYSTWLGRNGIYLEDLYVSPASRGSGAGKALLQYIARQAVAEGCGRFEWSVLDWNTPAIDFYEAMGARPQSEWTVYRLEGDALKAFAERA from the coding sequence ATGGCCGCTGCCGGCGTGCTGATCCGCGATGCCGTTGCTGAGGATGCAGCGCTGATTCTGCGCCTCATCCGCGAGCTGGCGATCTACGAGAAGGCCGAATCGTCGGTGCAGACCGACGAGGCCGGCATCCGCGACAGCCTGTTCGGCGACGGTGCCAAGGCACGCGCGCTGATCTGCGAAGCGGAAGGTCAGCCGATCGGCTACGCGGTGTACTTCTACAACTACTCGACCTGGCTGGGCCGCAACGGCATCTACCTGGAAGATCTGTACGTCAGCCCTGCCAGCCGCGGCAGCGGAGCCGGCAAGGCGCTGCTGCAGTACATCGCACGGCAGGCGGTGGCCGAAGGCTGCGGCCGGTTCGAGTGGTCGGTGCTGGACTGGAACACCCCGGCCATCGACTTCTATGAAGCGATGGGCGCGCGTCCGCAGAGCGAGTGGACGGTGTACCGGCTTGAAGGCGACGCGTTGAAGGCGTTTGCCGAACGCGCGTAA
- a CDS encoding DUF962 domain-containing protein, with protein MSTTTQVVRPIDRYFASYSDDHRNALNQRIHVVAVPAILWSVVGLLWCIPPLITWFQHGIWAGLAMFTAWCFYNRLSRSLGIGMLGLLFVCGCVCRLLEAQIGIAGLGWTALGVFVVAWIAQFIGHKFEGRKPSFLTDLTYLLIGPAWVMAKLFRQMGWKY; from the coding sequence ATGTCCACCACCACCCAGGTTGTGCGGCCGATTGACCGCTACTTCGCCAGCTACTCCGACGACCACCGCAATGCGCTGAACCAGCGCATCCACGTGGTCGCGGTGCCGGCGATCCTGTGGTCGGTGGTGGGCTTGTTGTGGTGCATTCCGCCGCTGATCACCTGGTTCCAGCACGGCATCTGGGCCGGCCTGGCGATGTTCACCGCCTGGTGCTTCTACAACCGCCTGTCGCGGTCGCTGGGCATCGGCATGCTGGGCCTGCTGTTCGTGTGCGGCTGCGTGTGCCGTCTGCTGGAAGCCCAGATCGGCATTGCCGGCCTGGGCTGGACTGCCTTGGGTGTGTTCGTGGTGGCGTGGATTGCGCAGTTCATCGGCCACAAGTTCGAGGGCCGCAAGCCCAGCTTCCTCACCGACCTGACCTACCTGCTGATCGGCCCGGCCTGGGTGATGGCCAAGCTGTTCCGCCAGATGGGCTGGAAGTACTGA
- a CDS encoding putative hemolysin, which yields MRKVLKTTVVGAGMMLAGCGSTAKPDAADPAVGMANPASVYCVELGGKSVIETDGAGAQTGFCHLPDGTKVEEWALYRRDHPAR from the coding sequence ATGCGTAAGGTGCTGAAGACGACTGTGGTGGGTGCGGGGATGATGTTGGCCGGGTGCGGGTCGACGGCAAAGCCGGACGCTGCCGACCCTGCTGTGGGCATGGCCAATCCGGCGTCGGTGTACTGCGTCGAGCTGGGCGGGAAGAGTGTGATCGAGACCGATGGCGCGGGTGCGCAGACCGGGTTCTGCCATCTGCCGGATGGAACCAAGGTCGAGGAATGGGCGTTGTATCGGCGGGATCATCCGGCGCGGTGA
- the rpe gene encoding ribulose-phosphate 3-epimerase, giving the protein MSNCIIAPSILSADFARLGEEVDNVLAAGADWVHFDVMDNHYVPNLTIGPMVCQALRKHGITAPIDVHLMVEPVDRIIPDFAEAGATYISFHPEASRHVHRTIQLIRSLGCKPGLVLNPGTPVDVLDWVLDDLDLVLLMSVNPGFGGQAFIPSALDKLRVVREKIDASGRDIRLEIDGGVKAENIGAIAAAGADAFVAGSAIFNAPISYKDVIEQMRRNVAKARG; this is encoded by the coding sequence ATGTCCAACTGCATCATCGCCCCCTCCATCCTGTCCGCCGATTTCGCCCGTCTCGGCGAGGAAGTGGACAACGTGCTTGCCGCCGGTGCCGACTGGGTGCACTTCGACGTGATGGACAACCACTACGTGCCCAACCTGACCATCGGCCCGATGGTCTGCCAGGCGCTGCGCAAGCACGGCATCACCGCGCCCATCGACGTGCACCTGATGGTGGAACCGGTGGACCGCATCATTCCGGACTTCGCCGAAGCCGGGGCCACGTACATCAGCTTCCACCCGGAAGCCAGCCGCCACGTGCACCGCACCATCCAGCTGATCCGTTCGCTGGGCTGCAAGCCGGGCCTGGTGCTCAACCCGGGTACCCCGGTGGACGTGCTGGACTGGGTGCTGGATGACCTGGACCTGGTGCTGCTGATGTCGGTGAACCCGGGCTTCGGTGGCCAGGCCTTCATTCCGTCTGCGCTGGACAAGCTGCGCGTGGTGCGCGAGAAGATCGACGCCAGCGGCCGCGACATCCGCCTGGAGATCGACGGCGGGGTTAAGGCCGAAAACATCGGTGCGATTGCCGCCGCCGGCGCAGACGCCTTCGTTGCCGGTTCGGCCATCTTCAATGCGCCTATCAGCTATAAGGACGTGATCGAACAGATGCGCCGCAACGTCGCCAAGGCGCGGGGCTGA
- a CDS encoding ankyrin repeat domain-containing protein, translated as MNTHTPRARILRAAHAFTGILSIILLTGCDPTSANGAAEYFEGSALQLAIASEQGDSDTITRLIKEEGVNPDTTFASRDGIPVVAWPLRARNLEGLDALLEAGANPNARESKHMNGEMIHFNNAMVFAAMMDDPRYLALLLKHGGDPNIRNVNNETLLFQAFISGNQWENVKLLVENGAEVNESNRGSADTVLGWYTTRGGFEHAYWLLEHGAVPTVMMKSSIGKPDRMHIAEDIYWGITTPDLLPWQKKCQEWLIARNIPRPAMPVGIRDKRKAFGFPYEEEDIPLL; from the coding sequence TTGAACACGCACACCCCGCGAGCACGAATCCTCAGAGCGGCACATGCCTTCACCGGCATTCTGTCAATAATCCTCTTGACAGGCTGCGATCCGACATCGGCCAACGGTGCTGCGGAGTACTTCGAAGGCAGCGCACTGCAGCTCGCAATCGCCAGTGAGCAAGGCGATTCCGACACCATCACGCGACTTATCAAAGAAGAGGGGGTGAATCCCGACACAACCTTTGCAAGCCGCGATGGCATTCCCGTCGTCGCCTGGCCACTCCGCGCCCGAAATCTGGAGGGACTGGATGCGCTGCTTGAGGCTGGCGCAAATCCCAATGCGCGCGAGTCGAAACACATGAATGGCGAAATGATCCACTTCAACAACGCCATGGTGTTCGCAGCGATGATGGACGATCCTCGCTATCTCGCCCTTCTCCTCAAGCACGGTGGCGATCCGAATATCAGGAACGTCAATAACGAAACACTCCTTTTCCAAGCATTCATCAGCGGAAATCAGTGGGAGAACGTGAAGCTCCTCGTAGAAAACGGCGCGGAAGTAAACGAGTCCAATCGTGGCTCAGCAGACACTGTGCTGGGCTGGTACACCACGCGCGGGGGATTCGAGCATGCGTACTGGCTCCTGGAGCACGGAGCGGTGCCTACGGTGATGATGAAGTCGTCAATTGGAAAGCCTGACAGGATGCATATCGCAGAAGACATCTATTGGGGCATCACCACCCCTGACCTGCTCCCCTGGCAGAAGAAGTGCCAGGAATGGCTGATTGCGCGCAACATCCCGCGGCCCGCTATGCCCGTCGGCATCCGGGACAAGCGGAAAGCTTTCGGATTTCCTTACGAAGAAGAAGATATCCCGCTGCTTTGA
- a CDS encoding J domain-containing protein — protein MRWYGKLLGFIAGALLFRPNPLFGAVIGLLIGHAFDADWFRLNRENPYRELGLTSEATDAEVDLAYRRLISQYHPDKVVGAAPELRQQAERKSRQLNAAYDRIKTLRKRG, from the coding sequence ATGCGCTGGTACGGAAAACTGCTCGGATTCATCGCCGGGGCCCTGCTGTTCCGGCCCAACCCGCTGTTCGGGGCGGTCATCGGCCTGCTCATCGGCCATGCCTTCGACGCCGACTGGTTCCGGCTGAACAGGGAAAATCCCTACCGCGAGCTGGGGCTGACCTCCGAGGCCACCGATGCCGAGGTCGACCTGGCCTACCGTCGGCTGATTTCCCAGTACCACCCCGACAAGGTGGTGGGCGCGGCCCCCGAGCTGCGCCAGCAGGCCGAGCGCAAGTCGCGCCAGCTCAACGCCGCCTACGACCGCATCAAGACCCTGCGCAAGCGCGGCTAG
- a CDS encoding ankyrin repeat domain-containing protein translates to MRSSLHNLMAKTLISAAWVTLFFMSGCAASSAHGAGDYFDGRALQLAVASESGDSDTITRLVMKEGVDPDKTFARRDGIPVIAWPLRARSLEGLQALLEAGADPNARESKHMNGEMIHFNNAMVYAAKMDDPRYLELLLKHGGNPNTRNINNETLLLQAFLSGNQWKNIQVLIENGANINESSLSMGDDTVLSWYTRRGGFDSAYWLLEHGADPRISKPSANTPDGAARQKMVEDIYWEITTPDLLPWQKKCQQWLVERNIPRPPLPEHIRRKREAFGFPSKEADIPLL, encoded by the coding sequence ATGCGCTCCAGTCTTCACAACTTGATGGCGAAAACGCTCATAAGTGCGGCATGGGTCACACTTTTCTTTATGAGCGGCTGTGCCGCCTCCTCTGCACACGGGGCTGGCGATTACTTCGATGGACGAGCACTACAGCTCGCAGTGGCCTCTGAAAGTGGCGACTCCGACACCATCACACGCTTGGTAATGAAGGAAGGCGTCGATCCCGACAAGACCTTCGCCCGTCGCGATGGCATTCCAGTGATTGCGTGGCCACTTCGCGCCCGCAGCCTTGAGGGACTTCAGGCATTGCTCGAGGCAGGTGCGGATCCCAATGCGCGTGAATCCAAGCACATGAATGGAGAAATGATCCATTTCAACAATGCGATGGTCTACGCAGCGAAGATGGACGATCCACGCTACTTGGAACTCTTGCTCAAGCACGGCGGAAACCCGAACACGCGCAACATCAACAACGAGACTCTTCTGCTTCAGGCGTTCCTTAGTGGAAATCAGTGGAAGAACATTCAAGTCCTGATTGAGAACGGTGCGAACATCAACGAATCCAGCTTGAGCATGGGCGATGACACAGTTCTTAGCTGGTATACACGACGAGGGGGATTCGATTCGGCCTATTGGCTTCTTGAACATGGTGCCGACCCCAGGATTTCGAAGCCATCAGCCAATACACCGGACGGAGCTGCAAGGCAGAAGATGGTCGAAGACATCTACTGGGAGATCACGACCCCTGACCTGCTTCCCTGGCAGAAGAAGTGTCAGCAATGGCTTGTTGAGCGCAACATTCCTCGCCCACCGCTGCCGGAACATATCCGTCGGAAGCGAGAAGCATTTGGGTTTCCGAGCAAGGAAGCGGACATTCCGCTGCTTTGA
- a CDS encoding anthranilate synthase component II produces MLWMIDNYDSFTYNLVQYLQTLGAEVKVVRNDAMSVDEIAAQRPERIVISPGPCTPNEAGVSLELIQRLGPSTPILGVCLGHQSIGQVYGGDVIRAGNIMHGKTSPIRHEGKGVFAGLPDRYQATRYHSLVVDKTTLPACLEVTAWTENDDGSIEEIMGLRHREHPVEGVQFHPESILTEHGHALLKNFLQR; encoded by the coding sequence ATGTTGTGGATGATCGACAACTACGACAGCTTCACCTACAACCTTGTGCAGTACCTGCAGACGCTGGGGGCCGAGGTCAAGGTGGTGCGCAACGACGCGATGAGCGTGGACGAGATTGCCGCGCAGCGCCCCGAACGCATCGTGATCTCGCCCGGTCCGTGCACGCCCAATGAAGCGGGCGTGTCGCTGGAACTGATCCAGCGGCTGGGGCCGTCCACGCCGATCCTCGGCGTGTGCCTGGGCCACCAGAGCATCGGCCAGGTGTATGGCGGTGACGTGATCCGAGCCGGCAACATCATGCACGGCAAGACCTCGCCGATCCGGCATGAGGGCAAGGGCGTGTTCGCCGGCCTCCCGGACCGCTACCAGGCCACCCGCTACCACTCGCTGGTGGTCGACAAGACCACGCTGCCGGCGTGCCTGGAAGTGACCGCCTGGACCGAGAACGACGATGGTTCCATCGAGGAAATCATGGGCCTTCGTCATCGCGAACATCCGGTCGAGGGCGTGCAGTTCCACCCCGAATCGATCCTCACCGAGCATGGCCACGCCCTGCTGAAAAACTTCCTGCAGCGCTGA
- the trpE gene encoding anthranilate synthase component I has protein sequence MITLEQFQQQAAEGHTRIPVVREVLSDLDTPLSVYLKLADGPHTYLFESVEGGERFGRYSIIGLPARRVYAFHGHTLTVREAGQVVETREVADPFAEVEALRSAHSVPKLAGLPGFTGGLVGWFGFECIGYIEPRLAPPRGRDELGTPDILLLHSEDLAVFDNLKGRLYLIVHADPRQPGAFDEAQARLDALVAKLRDPGAGYPAPITRDVLDENDFVSGFTRDGFIAAVDKSKEYIRAGDIFQVVLSQRLSVPFKARPVDVYRALRALNPSPYMYFLDTGDVQVVGSSPEILVRLQDGEVTVRPIAGTRPRGATVEEDNALEAELLADPKERAEHLMLIDLGRNDAGRVSQAGTVEVGEQFVIERYSHVMHIVSEVTGRLQPGLSYADVLRATFPAGTVSGAPKIRALEVIRELEPIKRNVYAGSIGYIGWHGDADTAIAIRTAVIKDGRLHVQAGAGIVYDSDPGKEWDETMNKGRALFRAVAQAAKGL, from the coding sequence TTGATCACGCTCGAGCAGTTCCAGCAGCAGGCCGCTGAAGGCCACACCCGTATCCCCGTTGTCCGTGAAGTGCTGTCCGACTTGGACACGCCGCTTTCGGTGTACCTGAAGCTCGCTGACGGCCCGCATACCTACCTGTTTGAATCCGTCGAAGGCGGCGAGCGCTTTGGGCGCTACTCGATCATCGGCCTGCCGGCGCGCCGGGTGTATGCCTTCCACGGCCACACCCTGACCGTGCGTGAGGCCGGGCAAGTGGTGGAAACCCGCGAGGTGGCCGATCCCTTCGCCGAAGTGGAGGCGCTGCGCAGCGCCCATTCGGTGCCCAAGCTGGCCGGCCTGCCGGGCTTCACCGGTGGGTTGGTGGGCTGGTTCGGCTTTGAATGCATCGGCTACATCGAACCGCGCCTGGCTCCGCCGCGTGGCCGCGATGAGCTGGGCACCCCGGACATCCTGCTGCTGCATTCGGAAGACCTGGCCGTCTTCGACAATCTCAAGGGCCGCCTGTACCTGATCGTGCACGCCGACCCGCGCCAGCCCGGTGCCTTCGACGAGGCGCAGGCGCGGCTGGACGCCCTGGTGGCCAAGCTGCGCGACCCGGGCGCGGGCTATCCGGCCCCGATCACCCGCGACGTACTGGACGAGAACGACTTCGTGTCTGGCTTCACCCGCGACGGCTTCATCGCTGCGGTGGACAAGTCCAAGGAATACATCCGCGCCGGCGACATCTTCCAGGTGGTGCTCAGCCAGCGCCTGAGCGTGCCGTTCAAGGCGCGCCCCGTGGATGTGTACCGCGCGCTGCGCGCGCTCAACCCGTCGCCGTACATGTATTTCCTCGACACAGGCGACGTGCAGGTGGTCGGCTCTTCACCGGAGATCCTGGTGCGCCTGCAGGACGGCGAAGTCACCGTGCGTCCCATCGCCGGCACCCGTCCGCGCGGGGCCACGGTGGAAGAAGACAACGCGCTGGAAGCCGAACTGCTGGCCGATCCCAAGGAGCGTGCCGAGCACCTGATGCTGATCGACCTCGGCCGCAATGACGCCGGCCGCGTCTCGCAGGCGGGAACGGTCGAAGTGGGCGAGCAGTTCGTGATCGAACGCTACAGCCACGTCATGCATATCGTCAGCGAAGTCACTGGCCGTCTGCAGCCGGGCCTGAGCTACGCCGATGTGCTGCGTGCCACCTTCCCCGCCGGCACGGTCAGCGGCGCGCCGAAGATCCGCGCGCTGGAAGTGATCCGCGAGCTGGAGCCGATCAAGCGCAACGTGTACGCCGGCAGCATCGGTTACATCGGCTGGCACGGCGACGCCGACACCGCCATTGCGATCCGCACCGCGGTGATCAAGGACGGCCGCCTGCACGTGCAGGCCGGTGCCGGCATCGTCTATGACTCGGACCCGGGCAAGGAATGGGACGAGACCATGAACAAGGGCCGTGCGCTGTTCCGCGCCGTTGCGCAGGCTGCCAAGGGCCTTTGA
- a CDS encoding phosphoribosylaminoimidazolesuccinocarboxamide synthase, with protein MPTTLLQSDLPGLPLRHRGKVRDVFDIPRDRLPAGTPPGDYLLMVATDRLSAFDVVLPDPIPGKGEMLCQVSNFWFAKTAHLMPNHLTGIDVASVLPEGVDPALYAKRAVVTRKLKPVPVEAIARGYLIGSGWKDYQRTGKVSGIELPDGLRQAEQLPEPIFTPSTKAAVGDHDENIDFDAMVKQVGVDLAERVRDATLRIYKFAADYARERGIILADTKFEFGTDEDGRLYIMDEMLTPDSSRYWPADQYEVGTSPPSYDKQFVRDYLETLDWGKTAPGPSIPADIIERTRAKYAEALQRLAGISVD; from the coding sequence GTGCCGACCACGTTGTTGCAATCCGATCTCCCCGGCCTGCCCTTGCGCCATCGCGGCAAGGTGCGTGATGTTTTCGACATTCCGCGCGACCGGCTTCCTGCCGGCACCCCGCCGGGGGACTACCTGCTGATGGTCGCCACCGACCGTCTGTCGGCCTTCGACGTGGTGCTGCCGGACCCGATTCCCGGCAAGGGCGAAATGCTCTGCCAGGTCTCGAACTTCTGGTTCGCCAAGACCGCCCACCTGATGCCCAACCACCTGACCGGCATTGATGTCGCCAGCGTCCTGCCCGAAGGCGTGGACCCGGCGCTGTATGCCAAGCGCGCGGTGGTCACCCGCAAGCTGAAGCCGGTGCCGGTGGAAGCCATCGCCCGCGGCTATCTGATTGGCAGCGGCTGGAAGGACTACCAGCGCACCGGCAAGGTCAGCGGTATCGAACTGCCTGACGGCCTGCGCCAGGCCGAACAGCTGCCGGAACCGATCTTCACCCCGTCGACCAAGGCGGCGGTGGGCGACCACGACGAGAACATCGACTTCGACGCGATGGTCAAGCAGGTGGGCGTGGACCTGGCCGAGCGCGTGCGCGACGCCACCCTGCGCATCTACAAGTTCGCGGCGGATTACGCCCGCGAGCGCGGCATCATCCTGGCCGACACCAAGTTCGAGTTCGGTACCGATGAAGACGGCCGCCTGTACATCATGGACGAGATGCTGACCCCGGATTCGTCGCGCTACTGGCCGGCCGATCAGTACGAAGTGGGCACCAGCCCGCCAAGCTACGACAAGCAGTTCGTCCGTGATTACCTGGAAACGCTGGACTGGGGCAAGACCGCCCCGGGCCCGAGCATCCCAGCCGACATCATCGAACGCACCCGCGCCAAGTACGCCGAGGCGCTGCAGCGCCTGGCCGGCATCAGCGTGGATTGA
- the yegS gene encoding lipid kinase YegS, with amino-acid sequence MSRARWRLILNGKSTGNEDVREAVHILRERGIALEVRVTWEGGDAERYVAEAIEHGVDTIIAAGGDGTLSEVAETLAHRDEPADALPSLGLLPLGTANDFATAAGIPDEPLAALSLIEQQSPRPVDLLRIDADGNPWWCANVASGGFGTEVTVETDEGLKKVLGGLAYLVTGISRLGKIEPIQARVRSQDFHWQGGFIALGIGNGRQAGGGQVLCPEAVINDGLLDLTIIPELSGEVMSTFAALVKGGKRGALEQVAERTRAQWVEIDADQPMTLNLDGEPVKARHFRIDCVPGRVRMHLPHDTELV; translated from the coding sequence ATGAGCCGTGCCCGCTGGCGTCTGATCCTGAACGGAAAATCCACCGGCAACGAGGATGTGCGCGAGGCCGTGCACATCCTGCGCGAGCGCGGCATCGCGCTCGAGGTCCGGGTCACCTGGGAGGGCGGCGACGCCGAGCGTTACGTGGCCGAGGCCATCGAGCATGGCGTGGACACCATCATTGCCGCCGGCGGTGACGGCACCCTCAGCGAGGTCGCCGAAACCCTGGCCCACCGTGACGAGCCCGCCGATGCGCTGCCCTCGCTGGGCCTGCTGCCGCTGGGCACCGCCAACGACTTCGCCACCGCCGCCGGCATTCCGGACGAACCGCTGGCCGCGCTGAGCCTGATCGAGCAGCAGTCGCCGCGCCCGGTCGACCTGCTGCGCATCGACGCCGACGGCAATCCGTGGTGGTGCGCCAACGTCGCCAGCGGTGGTTTCGGTACCGAGGTCACGGTGGAAACCGATGAAGGCCTGAAGAAGGTGCTGGGTGGGTTGGCTTACCTGGTTACCGGTATCTCGCGGTTGGGCAAGATCGAGCCGATCCAGGCCCGGGTGCGGAGCCAGGACTTCCACTGGCAAGGCGGCTTCATCGCGCTGGGCATCGGCAACGGTCGCCAGGCCGGCGGCGGCCAGGTGCTGTGCCCGGAGGCGGTGATCAACGACGGCCTGCTCGACCTGACCATCATTCCCGAGCTCAGCGGCGAGGTCATGTCCACCTTCGCGGCGCTGGTGAAGGGCGGCAAGCGCGGCGCGCTGGAGCAGGTGGCCGAGCGCACGCGCGCGCAATGGGTGGAGATCGACGCCGATCAGCCGATGACGCTGAATCTGGATGGCGAACCGGTCAAGGCGCGCCACTTCCGCATCGACTGCGTGCCCGGCCGCGTGCGCATGCACCTGCCGCACGACACCGAGCTGGTGTAA
- a CDS encoding XVIPCD domain-containing protein — MQLASVVNQELPGSFEIAGHSLGGGMASAASAVTGARATTFNAAGLHPDTAARFGKENGLPTFNPQQTVRTYQTGGEVLNDVQNGMQRLSEEHRHGYGLLANEAGLLLREPMMQKLVGDKLREAMPPGAQTSAAQFIEQLATKPGQDALRNIPIAAGHLELLEAKTRVGDQLVDRAKVSAPSQVAELAGPLSTVLHAGAHGMQVGRVVGQGIEAVGAGVGYGLDKVGDAVEQTARVQGMVLGKTVDMGSATLQVSTKAGATVIASGRELTGMVESTLHRVESRAQSGVWSAVAWGADLIGKDDLAKDLRGKADSARNMGDARAEHATRDAREDAAAVRAAGQRVASSIDHGGQWVAGSLRNGYATAGAYVDKGYDFVGYQVKHVTAQAPAVLATVGGTTAALTTAAATHIPTPAKPLNAVNLAETAVLAKKLGPAFAEATARHGMAETVIPSLDSELAKQEAAARKLVEQHQRIQHPNDGRQASLNGEPASLVVGINDPSNADYPLFKGAQTGVHALDVAHNLTPDLHSDQLAGALASKAKQGGLERIEHVVLSTDRTRVFAVDTQDTTSVHRKLAQVDIAEGRQQPLSVSTEQVAEVNRQQIAQATPDKQQAQDLDAGQRDQEQQAAARRMG; from the coding sequence ATGCAGCTCGCTTCTGTCGTTAACCAGGAGTTGCCGGGCAGCTTCGAAATCGCAGGCCACTCCCTGGGCGGCGGCATGGCCTCGGCCGCTTCCGCCGTCACCGGTGCGCGCGCCACCACCTTCAACGCCGCCGGCCTGCATCCAGACACAGCCGCGCGTTTCGGCAAGGAAAACGGCCTGCCTACCTTCAATCCGCAGCAGACGGTGCGCACCTATCAGACCGGTGGCGAGGTGCTGAACGATGTACAGAACGGCATGCAGCGGTTGAGCGAGGAGCATCGGCACGGCTACGGCCTGCTGGCCAATGAGGCAGGTCTGCTGCTGCGCGAACCGATGATGCAGAAGCTGGTCGGCGACAAGCTTCGCGAAGCCATGCCGCCAGGCGCACAGACTTCAGCGGCACAGTTCATCGAGCAGCTGGCGACCAAACCCGGCCAGGATGCACTGCGCAACATTCCCATTGCGGCCGGCCATCTTGAATTGCTTGAGGCCAAGACACGTGTAGGCGATCAACTGGTCGACCGCGCCAAGGTCAGCGCACCCAGCCAGGTTGCAGAGCTGGCTGGGCCGTTGTCTACCGTGCTGCATGCGGGCGCGCACGGCATGCAGGTTGGGCGCGTAGTCGGGCAGGGGATCGAAGCTGTCGGTGCTGGTGTTGGCTACGGCCTGGATAAAGTCGGCGATGCTGTTGAGCAGACCGCGCGCGTGCAGGGCATGGTGCTTGGCAAGACAGTGGATATGGGGTCGGCCACCCTGCAGGTCAGCACCAAGGCGGGGGCCACCGTCATTGCCAGCGGTCGTGAGCTGACCGGCATGGTTGAGTCCACCCTGCATCGTGTGGAAAGCCGTGCCCAGTCCGGTGTGTGGTCGGCAGTGGCATGGGGAGCCGACCTGATCGGCAAGGATGATCTGGCCAAGGACCTGCGCGGCAAGGCCGATTCTGCCCGTAACATGGGGGACGCCCGCGCCGAACATGCCACTCGCGATGCGCGTGAGGACGCGGCAGCAGTGCGCGCCGCCGGGCAGCGCGTCGCCAGCAGCATCGACCACGGCGGCCAATGGGTCGCCGGCTCGCTGCGCAACGGCTATGCCACCGCCGGTGCGTATGTGGACAAGGGTTACGACTTTGTCGGCTATCAGGTGAAGCACGTGACGGCCCAGGCACCGGCGGTGTTGGCCACGGTGGGTGGCACCACTGCCGCGCTGACCACGGCCGCTGCAACCCACATTCCCACCCCGGCCAAGCCCTTGAATGCCGTCAACCTGGCCGAAACCGCCGTGCTGGCCAAAAAGCTGGGCCCCGCATTTGCCGAGGCCACCGCCCGCCACGGCATGGCCGAAACCGTCATTCCCAGCCTGGATTCGGAGCTGGCCAAGCAGGAAGCCGCCGCGCGCAAACTTGTCGAGCAGCACCAGCGCATCCAGCACCCCAACGACGGCCGTCAGGCCAGCCTGAACGGCGAGCCGGCGTCGCTGGTGGTGGGCATCAACGACCCGAGCAATGCCGACTACCCGCTGTTCAAAGGCGCACAGACCGGCGTGCACGCGCTGGACGTGGCCCACAACCTCACCCCGGACCTGCACAGCGACCAGCTGGCCGGCGCACTGGCCAGCAAGGCCAAGCAGGGAGGGCTGGAGCGCATTGAACATGTTGTGCTCAGCACCGACCGCACCCGCGTGTTCGCGGTCGACACCCAGGACACCACCTCGGTGCACCGCAAGCTGGCCCAGGTGGACATTGCCGAGGGCCGCCAGCAGCCGCTCAGCGTAAGTACCGAGCAGGTCGCCGAGGTCAACCGCCAGCAGATCGCCCAGGCCACTCCCGACAAGCAGCAGGCGCAGGACCTGGACGCCGGCCAGCGCGACCAGGAGCAGCAGGCCGCCGCCCGCCGCATGGGCTGA